The following coding sequences are from one Lolium rigidum isolate FL_2022 chromosome 6, APGP_CSIRO_Lrig_0.1, whole genome shotgun sequence window:
- the LOC124661253 gene encoding protein NRT1/ PTR FAMILY 5.10-like has protein sequence MGDTVAGAVNYRGLPASRAATGGWKSSIFVMAMEIAERFAYKGVAANLITYLTGPLGQPMASAAASIDAWKGVSQMLPLPVACVADAWLGRYRAIILASIIFVLSMGTLSLSSAFHIFRSGGNVAVFYVALYLVALGEGAHKPCAQAFAADQFDEKDPKENVARSSFFNWWYFGMCAGTAVTTMVSSYVQDNVGWGLGFGIPCIVIAVSLALFLIGTPTYRYYTTKEPSPVARVGKAFLVLIKSWRSKHRTNPASGKVEGNKNSDDLVEEVKSVFRLLPIWASCIIYAIIFSQTSTFFTKQAATMDRRIGPKFKVPPAALQTFISVSIVVFIPVYDRLFVPLARRYTGRPTGITMLQRVGAGLCLSLVAVVLSALVEMKRLQVARDAGLVNSPKAQLPMTLWWMVPQYVLIGVSDVFAMIGLQEFFYDQVPDAVRSLGLALFLSIFGVGHLLSSFLISVIDRATAKRGASWFSNNLNRAHLDYFYWLLAGLCVLELLAFFFFSRAYVYKKKGGDGEGNGDYRGGDADAALV, from the exons ATGGGGGACACCGTCGCTGGCGCCGTCAACTACCGCGGCCTGCCCGCCTCCCGTGCCGCCACCGGCGGCTGGAAATCTTCCATCTTCGTCATGG CAATGGAGATTGCGGAGAGGTTCGCGTACAAAGGCGTTGCGGCGAACCTGATCACGTACCTGACGGGGCCGCTGGGGCAGCCGATGGCGAGCGCGGCGGCGTCcatcgacgcgtggaagggcgtctCGCAGATGCTGCCGCTGCCGGTGGCCTGCGTCGCTGACGCCTGGCTGGGGCGCTACCGGGCCATCATACTCGCCTCCATCATCTTCGTCCTG AGCATGGGCACGCTGTCGCTCTCGTCGGCGTTCCACATCTTCCGGTCCGGCGGGAACGTGGCCGTCTTCTACGTGGCGCTGTACCTGGTGGCGCTGGGCGAGGGCGCGCACAAGCCCTGCGCGCAGGCCTTCGCGGCGGACCAGTTCGACGAGAAGGACCCCAAGGAGAACGTGGCCCGGAGCTCATTCTTCAACTGGTGGTACTTCGGCATGTGCGCCGGCACCGCCGTCACCACCATGGTCTCCAGCTACGTCCAGGACAACGTCGGCTGGGGCCTCGGCTTCGGCATCCCCTGCATCGTCATCGCCGTTTCcctggccctcttcctcatcggcaCTCCGACGTACCGCTACTACACCACCAAGGAGCCCAGCCCCGTCGCCCGCGTCGGCAAGGCCTTCTTGGTGCTCATCAAGAGCTGGAGATCAAAGCACCGCACCAA CCCGGCGAGCGGCAAAGTGGAGGGTAACAAGAACTCTGATGACCTCGTCGAGGAAGTGAAGAGCGTCTTCCGCCTGCTCCCGATCTGGGCGTCCTGCATAATCTACGCCATCATCTTCTCCCAGACGTCCACCTTCTTCACCAAGCAGGCGGCGACCATGGACCGGCGGATCGGGCCGAAATTCAAGGTGCCGCCCGCGGCGCTGCAGACCTTCATCAGCGTCAGCATCGTGGTCTTCATCCCGGTCTACGACCGCCTCTTCGTGCCGCTGGCCCGGCGATACACGGGGCGGCCCACGGGAATCACCATGCTGCAGAGGGTCGGTGCCGGGCTCTGCCTCTCCCTCGTCGCCGTCGTGCTCTCCGCTCTCGTGGAGATGAAGCGGCTTCAGGTGGCGAGGGACGCCGGCCTGGTGAACTCCCCGAAGGCGCAGCTGCCGATGACGCTGTGGTGGATGGTGCCGCAGTACGTCCTCATCGGCGTCTCCGACGTGTTCGCCATGATCGGCCTCCAGGAGTTCTTCTACGACCAGGTGCCCGACGCGGTGCGCAGCCTCGGCCTCGCGCTCTTCCTCAGCATCTTCGGCGTCGGCCACCTCCTCAGCAGCTTCCTCATCTCTGTCATCGACAGGGCCACGGCCAAGCGCGGGGCCAGCTGGTTCTCCAATAACTTGAACCGCGCGCACCTCGACTACTTCTACTGGCTGCTCGCCGGACTGTGCGTCCTGGAGctgctcgccttcttcttcttctcgcgaGCTTATGTCTACAAGAAAAAGGGCGGCGATGGTGAGGGCAATGGTGATTACAGGGGAGGTGATGCCGATGCTGCATTGGTGTAA